A genomic stretch from bacterium includes:
- a CDS encoding carboxypeptidase-like regulatory domain-containing protein: EQQWLTVRAETAVNDLQSAAQTTSMVSVVPRPNQGDDLYHRVPSRLAVRYVGAAEENGLQMELDGSGTLDSRGNYQVEYKFRGPRDLERHLYGLRDEYFVSVKNQSGELQVGDLPFNLSPLTERNRLGRGAKGVYRSGPFVLGAYSFASRAKYPDVSENAAFVGLAARGLDTRLNFLDKTASGVRRSLGSLSIQSRFFRHTPMEAEIGAGQSLMNSQKTAYALRGRIGRDLPLHARLSAEKSYAQPGFPGYYSNQDHSNVSLFVPLRSRTHWQTSYNYFIQNLERDTSRSTALREQQVLSGVYWTLPFRTQINLDVESIFRRDALPQQDYHRREQSANLRVRQPFRWLTVGGQIREGTWRDPSNGASGQLERFGGNLTLSPDSRHSYTFSYQTGHSGSQSRTNRIFGLSASLRPLAGLFFSASWQTSDYPDHTPYGSRQLAVDARYTFLRRHTFSLRYRQLEFEEEYLSRGTSWMISYELPLGMPVGRQEKFGAVKGRIRDAERTGQAGLPNVVLMLDGKMALTDRKGNFVFPALEPGVHYLQVEKSSIGLDRVASRRVPLEVKVRGGRTEMVDLGIFRGATLCGEVALFGLGAASARGIFVEADSTMAHDAMDSLNYLYGLSGIEVELRSESETRHAATDCNGRFRFDELRPGRWTLAIASADLPPFHDLESETYVVEIEPASQNDFAVRVVPRRRSVIIVDEGKVPVISKRR, translated from the coding sequence TCTATCATCGAGTGCCGTCCCGCCTGGCCGTCCGCTACGTAGGCGCCGCCGAAGAGAACGGACTTCAGATGGAACTCGACGGCTCCGGAACGCTCGATTCGCGCGGCAACTACCAAGTGGAATACAAATTTCGCGGTCCGCGCGATCTCGAACGGCATCTCTACGGCCTGCGCGATGAGTATTTCGTAAGCGTGAAAAATCAGTCGGGGGAATTGCAGGTCGGAGATCTGCCGTTCAATCTGTCGCCGTTGACCGAGAGAAATCGTCTGGGACGGGGTGCGAAAGGAGTCTATCGGAGCGGGCCTTTCGTGTTGGGGGCCTATTCCTTCGCGAGTCGCGCCAAGTATCCCGACGTATCGGAGAACGCCGCCTTTGTCGGTTTGGCGGCGCGCGGTCTGGACACCCGGCTGAATTTTCTCGACAAGACCGCTTCGGGCGTTCGCCGTTCCTTGGGGTCGCTGTCCATTCAGTCGCGATTCTTTCGCCACACTCCCATGGAAGCCGAGATCGGGGCGGGACAGAGCTTAATGAACTCGCAGAAGACGGCCTACGCCCTGCGCGGACGAATCGGCCGCGACTTGCCGCTGCATGCGCGTCTGTCCGCGGAAAAATCGTACGCCCAGCCCGGATTTCCCGGCTACTACAGCAATCAGGATCACAGCAACGTTTCCCTCTTCGTTCCGCTTCGTTCACGAACGCATTGGCAAACGTCGTACAACTACTTCATCCAGAATCTGGAACGCGACACGAGTCGGTCTACGGCGCTTCGTGAACAGCAAGTGCTGTCCGGAGTCTACTGGACGCTTCCCTTCCGCACGCAAATCAATCTGGACGTGGAGAGTATCTTCCGCCGGGACGCGCTTCCACAGCAGGATTACCATCGCCGGGAACAATCGGCCAACCTGCGCGTCCGGCAGCCTTTCCGCTGGCTTACCGTCGGCGGGCAGATCCGGGAGGGAACGTGGCGGGATCCGTCCAACGGCGCATCGGGGCAGTTGGAACGTTTCGGCGGGAACCTGACTTTGTCGCCGGACTCGCGCCACAGCTATACGTTTTCCTATCAAACGGGGCATTCCGGGTCGCAATCCAGAACCAACCGCATTTTCGGATTATCGGCGAGTCTGCGTCCGCTGGCCGGACTGTTTTTCTCGGCAAGTTGGCAAACCAGCGACTATCCGGACCATACGCCCTATGGGAGCCGGCAATTGGCCGTTGATGCGCGTTATACTTTCTTGCGGCGTCACACGTTTTCCCTCCGCTATCGTCAACTGGAGTTCGAGGAGGAGTATCTGTCGCGCGGCACGTCGTGGATGATCTCCTACGAGTTGCCACTGGGAATGCCGGTCGGCCGGCAGGAGAAATTCGGCGCGGTCAAGGGGCGAATCCGCGACGCGGAAAGGACGGGGCAGGCCGGACTCCCGAACGTGGTATTGATGCTGGACGGTAAGATGGCCTTAACGGACCGGAAGGGAAATTTCGTCTTCCCCGCCTTAGAACCGGGTGTGCACTACCTGCAAGTGGAGAAGTCGAGCATCGGCTTGGATCGCGTGGCTTCGCGACGCGTTCCGCTGGAAGTCAAGGTGCGGGGCGGTCGCACCGAAATGGTGGATCTGGGCATTTTTCGCGGCGCGACGCTCTGCGGAGAAGTTGCGCTTTTCGGTCTGGGGGCGGCAAGCGCCCGTGGGATATTCGTAGAGGCCGACAGCACGATGGCGCACGATGCGATGGACAGCCTGAACTATCTCTACGGTCTGTCCGGCATCGAAGTCGAGCTGCGGTCGGAGAGCGAGACGCGGCATGCTGCAACGGATTGTAACGGTCGTTTTCGGTTCGACGAACTCCGTCCCGGACGTTGGACGCTCGCCATCGCTTCCGCCGATCTTCCGCCTTTTCATGATCTGGAATCCGAAACCTATGTGGTGGAAATTGAACCCGCGTCACAGAATGACTTTGCGGTGC